The following coding sequences are from one Aliarcobacter skirrowii CCUG 10374 window:
- the atpG gene encoding ATP synthase F1 subunit gamma: MANLKEIKLKIGSVKNTEKTTKAMKLVSSAKLTRTRQLSEQSRSYAAKINEVLSDIAARVSKVQEDGNLGRAFVQNATPKTVDIVFVTADKGLCGGFNMHTIKTVSKMISDYESLGANVRLRAAGKKGVEFFSFQGKNIEQKSIELSSAPTYEKASDFIKAAVEDFKNEVTDKVIIVYNGFLNMLTQEIRVRELLPISLEKVEITETTSMLNIEPDDDDEVLRELTDKYIDFNMYYALIDSLAAEHSARMQAMEAASKNAKEKVNSLTVEYNKARQAAITTELIEIISGVEALK, encoded by the coding sequence ATGGCTAACTTAAAAGAGATAAAATTAAAAATTGGAAGTGTTAAAAATACAGAAAAAACTACAAAAGCTATGAAGCTTGTATCTTCTGCAAAACTTACAAGAACTAGACAGTTATCTGAACAGTCAAGAAGTTATGCAGCTAAGATAAATGAAGTTTTATCTGATATTGCAGCACGAGTTAGCAAAGTTCAAGAAGATGGAAATCTAGGAAGAGCATTTGTTCAAAATGCAACTCCAAAAACAGTTGATATAGTTTTTGTAACAGCTGACAAGGGACTTTGTGGTGGTTTTAATATGCATACTATTAAAACTGTAAGTAAAATGATTAGTGATTATGAATCTTTAGGTGCAAATGTAAGATTAAGAGCTGCTGGGAAAAAAGGAGTTGAATTCTTCTCATTCCAAGGTAAGAACATAGAGCAAAAATCTATTGAATTATCATCGGCTCCAACTTATGAAAAAGCTTCTGATTTCATAAAAGCTGCAGTAGAAGATTTTAAAAATGAAGTTACTGACAAAGTAATCATTGTTTACAATGGATTTTTAAATATGCTTACTCAAGAGATTAGAGTAAGAGAACTTTTACCAATTAGTTTAGAAAAAGTTGAAATAACTGAAACTACATCTATGCTGAATATTGAGCCAGATGATGATGACGAAGTTTTAAGAGAATTAACTGATAAATATATTGATTTCAATATGTATTATGCACTAATTGACTCTTTAGCTGCAGAACACAGTGCTAGAATGCAAGCAATGGAAGCTGCTAGTAAAAATGCAAAAGAGAAAGTAAATAGTTTAACAGTTGAGTATAATAAAGCAAGACAAGCTGCAATTACAACAGAGCTGATAGAGATTATCAGTGGTGTTGAAGCATTAAAATAA
- the atpD gene encoding F0F1 ATP synthase subunit beta, with protein sequence MKGKIIQVMGPVVDVEFDGYLPEINEAIDVTLDDKTKDRLVLEVAAHIGDSRVRTIAMDMTDGLVRGQECTATGGPIKVPVGEAVLGRIFNVIGDPVDEGAAIPADVERWSIHRSAPAFDEQSTKTEMFETGIKVVDLLAPYSKGGKVGLFGGAGVGKTVIIMELIHNVAFKHSGYSVFAGVGERTREGNDLYHEMKDSNVLDKVALCYGQMSEPPGARNRIALTGLTMAEYFRDEKGLDVLMFIDNIFRFAQSGSEMSALLGRIPSAVGYQPTLASEMGKLQERITSTSKGSITSVQAVYVPADDLTDPAPASVFAHLDATTVLNRKIAEKGIYPAVDPLDSTSRILSADIIGQEHYNTARGVQSVLQKYKDLQDIIAILGMDELSESDKLVVARARKIERFLSQPFFVAEVFTGSPGKYVELKDTIEGFQGILDGKYDHVPEMAFYMVGGIDEVLAKAEKMK encoded by the coding sequence ATGAAAGGTAAGATTATTCAGGTAATGGGTCCGGTTGTTGACGTTGAGTTCGACGGATATTTACCAGAGATTAATGAAGCTATTGATGTTACTTTAGATGACAAAACTAAAGATAGACTAGTATTAGAAGTTGCTGCACATATTGGTGATAGTAGAGTAAGAACTATTGCTATGGATATGACAGATGGACTTGTAAGAGGTCAAGAGTGTACTGCTACTGGAGGTCCTATTAAAGTTCCTGTTGGTGAAGCAGTTTTAGGAAGAATTTTCAATGTTATTGGTGATCCAGTTGATGAAGGTGCTGCAATTCCTGCAGATGTTGAAAGATGGTCAATTCATAGATCTGCACCAGCTTTTGATGAGCAATCAACAAAAACAGAGATGTTTGAAACAGGTATCAAAGTAGTTGACCTTTTAGCACCATATTCAAAAGGTGGAAAAGTAGGACTATTTGGTGGAGCTGGAGTTGGTAAAACAGTTATTATTATGGAATTAATCCATAACGTTGCATTTAAACACTCAGGATACTCTGTATTTGCTGGAGTTGGAGAGAGAACAAGAGAAGGAAATGACCTTTACCATGAGATGAAAGACTCAAACGTTCTTGACAAAGTTGCTCTGTGCTATGGTCAAATGAGTGAACCACCAGGTGCTAGAAATAGAATTGCACTTACAGGTCTTACAATGGCTGAATACTTTAGAGATGAAAAAGGTCTTGATGTTCTTATGTTTATTGATAACATCTTTAGATTTGCACAATCTGGATCTGAGATGTCAGCACTTTTAGGAAGAATTCCTTCAGCTGTTGGATACCAACCAACACTTGCAAGTGAGATGGGAAAACTACAAGAGAGAATTACATCTACTTCTAAAGGTTCTATTACTTCTGTTCAAGCTGTTTACGTTCCAGCGGATGACTTAACTGACCCAGCTCCTGCTTCAGTTTTTGCTCACTTAGATGCAACTACAGTTTTAAATAGAAAAATTGCAGAAAAAGGTATCTATCCAGCAGTTGATCCACTAGATTCTACTTCAAGAATTTTAAGTGCAGATATTATTGGACAAGAGCACTATAACACTGCTAGAGGTGTTCAATCAGTTCTACAAAAGTATAAAGATTTACAAGATATTATTGCAATTCTTGGTATGGATGAGTTATCAGAGTCTGATAAACTTGTTGTAGCACGTGCAAGAAAAATCGAGAGATTCTTATCTCAACCATTCTTCGTTGCTGAAGTATTTACAGGAAGTCCTGGGAAATATGTTGAGCTTAAAGATACAATTGAAGGTTTCCAAGGAATTTTAGATGGTAAATATGACCATGTTCCTGAAATGGCATTCTATATGGTTGGTGGAATTGATGAGGTTTTAGCAAAAGCTGAAAAAATGAAATAA
- the atpC gene encoding ATP synthase F1 subunit epsilon — protein sequence MDTIKLSIVTPSGSIFSGDVKSVTLPGKEGEFGVLPMHSSLVSTLTVGVIIIEKIDSTEAVAINWGHVKVDENSVDVLVDGAIALTSGKDSEIAKNIEAAKELINSVKDSNVSVAAVEAKINSFAL from the coding sequence ATGGATACAATTAAATTATCAATAGTTACTCCAAGTGGTAGTATTTTTAGTGGTGACGTTAAGAGTGTAACTCTTCCTGGAAAAGAGGGTGAGTTTGGAGTTCTTCCAATGCACTCGTCACTGGTATCTACTTTAACTGTGGGTGTGATTATTATTGAAAAAATTGATTCTACTGAAGCTGTCGCTATTAATTGGGGACATGTAAAAGTAGATGAGAATAGTGTTGATGTTCTAGTAGATGGTGCTATTGCATTAACAAGTGGAAAAGATTCTGAGATTGCAAAAAATATTGAAGCTGCTAAAGAGTTAATTAACTCTGTTAAAGACTCTAATGTTTCAGTTGCTGCAGTTGAGGCAAAAATTAACTCTTTTGCACTTTAA
- a CDS encoding MotA/TolQ/ExbB proton channel family protein: MISTLLNYLTNSSAITLIVLALLSIYLIVVFWIFLYRNSTLNRIIENEKRVLEGLTSGQNRFTSLSLLNQCSGGNNIKEILNACEINAIKDASVGLSWLSIISSTSPFIGLFGTVVGILESFAKFTNESKVAFSIIAPAISEALVATAAGIFVAIFAYTFHQIISRKVYELNVYLKAQSEILIAKG; encoded by the coding sequence ATGATTTCTACATTACTAAATTATTTGACAAATAGTAGTGCTATTACTTTGATAGTATTAGCACTGCTGTCAATATACTTAATTGTTGTTTTTTGGATATTTTTATATAGAAATAGCACTCTAAACAGAATCATTGAAAATGAAAAAAGAGTTTTAGAGGGACTTACTTCTGGACAAAATAGATTTACATCACTATCATTATTAAATCAGTGTTCAGGTGGAAATAATATAAAAGAGATTTTAAATGCATGTGAAATAAATGCTATAAAAGATGCAAGTGTTGGCTTATCGTGGCTTTCAATTATTTCTTCAACTTCTCCATTTATTGGACTTTTTGGAACGGTTGTTGGTATTTTAGAGTCATTTGCTAAATTTACAAATGAGTCAAAAGTTGCATTTTCTATTATTGCACCAGCTATTAGTGAAGCCTTAGTTGCTACAGCGGCTGGAATATTTGTAGCAATATTTGCTTACACATTTCATCAAATAATATCTAGAAAAGTTTATGAATTAAATGTATATTTAAAAGCACAATCTGAAATTCTAATAGCAAAAGGGTAA
- a CDS encoding biopolymer transporter ExbD, which yields MFDYNQKPDLNITPLVDIMLVLLAILMVTAPVMEFEEPINLPQGSKSKHIQDISNITITITKDRKIVLNKKNYDIKTFADDFLLFSKNKDQKSIVSIRADKNLKYDDVIFVLKSVKEAGFTKVSLVTDG from the coding sequence TTGTTTGATTATAACCAAAAACCAGACTTAAATATTACACCTTTAGTTGATATTATGTTAGTTTTACTAGCAATTCTTATGGTAACAGCTCCTGTAATGGAGTTTGAAGAACCAATAAATCTTCCACAAGGAAGCAAATCAAAACATATTCAAGATATTTCAAATATTACTATTACAATAACAAAAGATAGAAAGATTGTATTAAATAAAAAAAACTACGATATTAAGACTTTTGCTGATGATTTTTTATTATTTTCAAAAAACAAAGATCAAAAGAGTATAGTATCTATAAGAGCTGACAAAAATTTAAAATATGATGATGTTATTTTTGTTTTAAAATCTGTGAAAGAGGCTGGTTTTACTAAAGTCTCTTTGGTAACTGATGGATAA
- a CDS encoding TonB C-terminal domain-containing protein, producing the protein MDKMKNSSTFFLSGLIAFSLYFITIIFVSFYVTSSDTKVYSFKDTSIQIDLQMFETKSSKIETSKIVKQEIKKEPEIIKQQEASVSNKEFDAKSLFANFSETAKKTEDEKINNIKKSIDPKRFKGPEFIKEKREPISLDRVFENNKTSTSLNSSSSGDNQEDDEYMKEINNLLSKWTPISESKELKAVVIISIDSNGTFDYSFLRFSNNEIFDNSLKKFLDTQKTINYPKPKKGNIRIEVEFKQKDKND; encoded by the coding sequence ATGGATAAAATGAAAAATAGTTCAACTTTTTTTCTTAGTGGTCTTATTGCATTTTCTCTCTATTTTATAACTATAATATTTGTATCATTTTATGTAACTTCTTCAGATACAAAAGTTTATAGTTTTAAAGATACATCTATACAGATTGATTTACAAATGTTTGAAACCAAATCTTCAAAAATAGAAACTTCTAAAATTGTAAAACAAGAGATTAAAAAAGAGCCAGAAATTATAAAACAACAAGAAGCTTCTGTTTCAAATAAAGAATTTGATGCAAAATCACTATTTGCAAATTTTAGTGAAACTGCTAAAAAAACAGAAGATGAAAAGATTAATAATATTAAAAAATCTATTGATCCAAAAAGATTCAAAGGACCTGAGTTTATAAAAGAGAAAAGAGAACCAATATCTTTAGATAGAGTTTTTGAAAATAATAAAACATCAACAAGTTTAAATAGCTCATCAAGTGGAGATAATCAAGAAGATGATGAGTATATGAAAGAGATAAATAATCTTTTATCAAAATGGACTCCTATAAGTGAATCTAAAGAGTTAAAAGCTGTTGTAATTATATCTATAGATTCAAATGGAACTTTTGATTATAGTTTTTTAAGATTTTCAAATAATGAGATTTTTGATAACTCTTTAAAAAAATTTTTAGATACTCAAAAAACCATTAACTATCCGAAACCAAAAAAGGGTAATATTCGAATCGAAGTTGAATTTAAACAAAAGGATAAAAATGATTAA
- the tolB gene encoding Tol-Pal system protein TolB: MIKIIFTIFLMANTLWAVDAKLQIVKQIASKPKISISIDTSTQERLILSKIKKGVVDDLNISGNFEVSAFETSIAYSSNPNYIELKNNGIDLFLNLSSKKEQNGNYVLMTKLYDVNKNILVLEKNYTTDLEDRYIFLAHKTSIATNDYIKAPSINWMEKFVVFSAYDGANKANIMIGDYTLTYKTRVVSGGLNLFPKWANAKQDTIFYTTYNYKKPTLVKLNIYKGTKEFIMDSDGMIVCSDVNQNEDKILITAAPEGQADIFLYDLKTKQRTKVTTHAGIDVGGQFLDSDKKIAFVSDRLGNPNIFVQKIGESAVERFVFHSNNNSSVATYEDKVVFSSRDSQNQFQKKSFNLYLSSTKSNDLKRLTATGVNQFPKFSKDGESLLFLRTIDNSSYLGILRLNLDKTYLFPLKGNRIQSIDW, encoded by the coding sequence ATGATTAAAATAATTTTTACAATATTTTTAATGGCAAATACACTATGGGCAGTTGATGCAAAACTTCAAATAGTAAAACAAATTGCATCTAAACCAAAAATTTCTATATCTATTGATACTTCTACTCAAGAGAGATTAATTTTAAGTAAAATAAAAAAAGGTGTAGTGGATGATTTAAATATAAGTGGAAACTTTGAAGTTAGTGCATTTGAAACTTCTATTGCTTATTCAAGTAATCCAAATTATATTGAATTAAAGAATAATGGTATTGATCTATTTTTAAATTTAAGCTCTAAAAAAGAGCAAAATGGAAATTATGTTTTAATGACAAAACTATATGATGTTAATAAAAATATTTTAGTTTTAGAAAAAAATTATACAACAGATTTAGAAGATAGATATATCTTTTTAGCACATAAAACTTCAATAGCAACAAATGATTATATAAAAGCACCAAGTATAAATTGGATGGAAAAATTTGTAGTTTTTTCTGCTTATGATGGTGCAAATAAAGCAAATATTATGATAGGAGATTATACTTTAACTTATAAAACAAGAGTTGTAAGTGGAGGTTTAAATCTATTTCCAAAGTGGGCAAATGCAAAACAAGATACAATATTTTATACAACATACAACTACAAAAAACCAACACTAGTAAAATTAAATATATATAAAGGTACAAAAGAGTTTATAATGGACTCAGATGGTATGATTGTTTGTTCTGATGTCAATCAAAATGAAGATAAAATTTTAATAACAGCAGCTCCTGAAGGGCAAGCTGATATATTTTTATATGATTTAAAAACAAAACAAAGAACAAAAGTTACGACTCATGCAGGAATAGATGTTGGTGGTCAATTTTTAGATAGTGATAAAAAAATTGCATTTGTATCTGATAGATTAGGTAATCCAAATATTTTTGTTCAAAAAATAGGAGAGAGTGCTGTTGAGAGATTTGTTTTTCATAGTAACAATAACTCTTCAGTTGCAACATACGAAGATAAAGTAGTTTTTTCTAGTAGGGATTCACAAAATCAGTTCCAAAAAAAGAGTTTTAATCTATATTTATCATCAACTAAATCAAATGATTTAAAAAGATTAACAGCAACTGGAGTAAATCAGTTTCCAAAGTTTTCAAAAGATGGAGAGAGTCTTTTATTTTTAAGAACAATTGATAACTCAAGCTATCTTGGAATACTAAGATTGAACCTTGATAAAACATATTTATTCCCTTTAAAAGGGAATAGAATTCAATCAATTGATTGGTAG
- a CDS encoding OmpA family protein yields MKKLGLYSLLVIGLLFTAGCSQKEVDANNSAKGSEDSAQTTSTDGVKEGTILEKSEKGSYYNIAGERVFIENVYFDYDKFTLTNENREKAVNNAKKLSKVEAGTTVVVYGNADERGSDEYNYALALKRANAVKNILVNNGVKANITIKSLGESNPVCTEQTESCWSKNRRVEQELEK; encoded by the coding sequence ATGAAAAAACTGGGACTTTATTCGTTATTAGTTATTGGACTACTATTTACTGCTGGATGTAGCCAAAAAGAAGTAGATGCAAATAATAGTGCAAAAGGATCTGAAGATTCTGCACAAACAACTTCAACAGATGGTGTAAAAGAGGGAACTATTTTAGAGAAATCTGAAAAAGGTAGTTATTATAATATTGCTGGAGAGAGAGTATTTATAGAGAATGTGTATTTTGATTATGATAAATTTACTTTAACAAATGAAAATAGAGAAAAAGCTGTAAACAATGCAAAAAAACTTTCTAAAGTAGAAGCAGGAACAACAGTTGTTGTTTATGGAAATGCTGATGAAAGAGGAAGTGATGAGTATAACTATGCTTTAGCTTTAAAAAGAGCAAATGCAGTTAAAAATATTTTAGTAAATAATGGTGTAAAAGCTAATATTACTATTAAATCATTAGGTGAAAGTAATCCAGTTTGTACAGAACAAACTGAATCTTGTTGGTCAAAAAACAGAAGAGTTGAGCAAGAGTTAGAAAAATAA
- a CDS encoding tetratricopeptide repeat protein — MKIKFLLLTLIASITVAQEVSVYEATKSSTYGLTNTEKHILKNQSNISELTSKVEELNTTLETLSNKLDGLSSVYEGDSKKLNTTSLSLTQNQSDIESLKESIKSLTELLNKINSEYVSSNEFKNNMNQFVTKEEYEALKKALGLNDNKKTVQNKNSNSIIEPKTAEEKAKLMEDAKKDFGEKMYTYAIPKFEKLVELNYKPAESNFYLGEMWFKRKKYEDAISYFKKSAILYDKASYMPVLLLHCAISFENLNDKVNAKSFYNTLIDFYPNSQEAKEAKINLNKL, encoded by the coding sequence ATGAAAATAAAATTTCTATTACTTACTTTAATAGCTTCAATAACCGTAGCCCAAGAGGTTTCGGTTTATGAGGCGACTAAAAGTAGCACTTATGGGCTTACAAACACAGAAAAACATATTTTAAAAAATCAATCAAATATAAGTGAACTAACTTCAAAAGTTGAAGAATTAAATACTACCTTAGAGACTCTATCTAATAAATTAGATGGATTGAGTTCTGTTTACGAAGGTGACTCTAAAAAATTAAATACTACATCTTTATCTTTAACTCAAAATCAAAGTGATATAGAGAGTTTAAAAGAGAGTATAAAAAGTTTAACAGAACTTTTAAATAAGATAAATTCTGAATATGTATCATCAAACGAATTTAAAAATAATATGAATCAATTTGTTACAAAAGAAGAGTATGAGGCTTTAAAAAAGGCTTTAGGACTAAATGACAATAAAAAAACAGTTCAAAATAAAAATAGTAATTCAATAATTGAACCAAAAACTGCAGAAGAAAAAGCAAAGTTAATGGAAGATGCAAAGAAAGATTTTGGTGAAAAAATGTATACTTACGCTATTCCTAAATTTGAGAAGTTGGTTGAATTAAATTATAAACCAGCTGAAAGTAATTTTTATTTAGGAGAGATGTGGTTTAAGAGAAAAAAGTATGAAGATGCTATCTCATATTTTAAAAAGTCTGCAATATTGTATGATAAGGCAAGTTATATGCCAGTGTTACTTTTACACTGTGCAATCTCTTTTGAGAACTTAAATGATAAGGTTAATGCAAAAAGTTTTTATAATACTTTAATTGATTTTTATCCAAATAGTCAAGAAGCAAAAGAGGCAAAAATAAATTTAAACAAATTATAA
- a CDS encoding FKBP-type peptidyl-prolyl cis-trans isomerase produces MANKVIGIEYTLKDAKTGEQLDTNVGQAPLEFVSGKGQIIPGLEDKLVKMSANEEADVLVEPKDGYGEYNSEAVQTLPREQFAGIELVEGMSLYGQGEHGETIQVVVKSFDDANVTIDYNHPMAGRTLMFSVAILSLRDATDEEIQSGVVGGFAAMGGGCCGGGSCGTDEHDHGHSHGGGCGTGGGHGGCGCH; encoded by the coding sequence ATGGCAAATAAAGTTATAGGTATAGAGTATACTCTAAAAGATGCAAAAACTGGTGAACAATTAGATACAAATGTTGGACAAGCTCCTTTAGAGTTTGTTTCTGGTAAAGGTCAAATTATTCCTGGTTTAGAAGATAAGTTAGTAAAAATGTCTGCTAATGAAGAAGCAGATGTTTTAGTTGAGCCAAAAGATGGATATGGTGAGTATAACTCTGAAGCAGTTCAAACTCTACCAAGAGAGCAATTTGCAGGAATTGAGTTAGTTGAAGGTATGAGTCTTTATGGTCAAGGTGAGCATGGAGAGACTATTCAAGTAGTTGTTAAATCTTTTGATGATGCAAATGTTACAATTGATTATAATCATCCAATGGCTGGAAGAACTTTAATGTTTAGCGTAGCAATTTTAAGTTTAAGAGATGCAACTGATGAAGAGATTCAATCAGGTGTTGTTGGTGGATTTGCTGCTATGGGTGGCGGATGTTGTGGTGGTGGAAGCTGTGGTACAGATGAACACGATCATGGACATTCACACGGTGGTGGATGTGGAACTGGTGGCGGACACGGTGGATGTGGTTGTCACTAA
- the fabD gene encoding ACP S-malonyltransferase: MKKVAFIFPGQGSQTIGMGRDFFENSDIAKDMVKKASERLNIDFEKLLFEENDNLGKTEFTQPAILLVSSIALAVFKEKCKIEPEFVLGHSLGEFSALVAAGAIDYLDAIELVNKRGTFMTEACSGGGAGMMALLGLDDETVETICKEQREAGKKVWPANYNMDGQLVLAGLKADLESLVDTFKAAGAKRALVLDMSVASHCELLQSAVENLKPYLFEYLNDEFLDVISNVSAEVYNTKDEAIELLASQLISPVKYKQSIKAHDSKVDLYIEFGNGAVLKGLNKKSSEKPTLNVSDMKTLNETIEALND; the protein is encoded by the coding sequence ATGAAAAAGGTAGCTTTTATTTTCCCAGGTCAAGGAAGTCAAACAATTGGAATGGGAAGAGATTTTTTTGAAAATAGTGATATTGCAAAAGATATGGTAAAAAAAGCAAGTGAAAGATTAAATATAGATTTTGAAAAACTTCTATTTGAAGAGAATGATAATTTAGGAAAAACTGAGTTTACTCAACCTGCTATTTTATTAGTTAGTTCAATTGCTCTTGCAGTTTTTAAAGAGAAATGTAAGATTGAACCAGAGTTTGTTTTAGGTCACTCTCTTGGTGAGTTTTCAGCTTTAGTTGCTGCTGGTGCAATTGATTATTTAGATGCAATTGAGCTTGTAAATAAAAGAGGTACTTTTATGACTGAGGCTTGCAGTGGTGGTGGTGCTGGAATGATGGCACTATTAGGTTTAGATGATGAAACGGTTGAGACTATTTGTAAAGAGCAAAGAGAAGCTGGAAAAAAAGTTTGGCCAGCAAATTACAATATGGATGGGCAACTTGTACTTGCTGGTCTTAAAGCTGATTTAGAGTCTTTGGTTGATACTTTTAAAGCTGCTGGTGCAAAAAGAGCATTAGTTTTAGATATGAGCGTTGCAAGTCACTGTGAACTACTTCAAAGTGCTGTTGAAAATCTAAAACCTTACTTATTTGAGTATTTAAATGATGAGTTTTTAGATGTTATTTCAAATGTAAGTGCTGAAGTTTATAATACAAAAGATGAGGCAATTGAACTATTAGCTTCTCAACTAATTAGCCCTGTAAAATATAAACAATCAATAAAGGCTCATGATAGCAAAGTTGATTTATATATTGAGTTTGGAAATGGGGCTGTTTTAAAAGGTTTAAATAAAAAAAGCTCTGAAAAACCAACTTTAAATGTATCTGACATGAAAACTTTAAATGAAACTATTGAGGCTTTAAATGACTAA
- a CDS encoding 5'-methylthioadenosine/adenosylhomocysteine nucleosidase encodes MTKLAIMGAMQEEIDPLLEFFKDYKTIEYADNKYYEVNYKGLDIVIAHSKIGKVFASLTASTLIQKFSCDTLLFSGVAGAINPKLNIGDMIVATKLCQHDLDITAFGHPNGFVPGGKVFVDSSKELLDIAKKVALNQNLKVIEGIIATGDQFVHSNERKEFIETTFKADALEMEGASVAVVCDSLNVPFFILRAISDSANGEANFDFDEFLNSSAKISSNYLVKIVDELITK; translated from the coding sequence ATGACTAAATTAGCAATTATGGGAGCTATGCAAGAGGAGATTGACCCTCTTTTAGAGTTCTTTAAAGATTATAAAACAATTGAGTATGCAGATAATAAGTATTATGAGGTAAATTATAAAGGCTTAGATATTGTAATTGCACACTCTAAAATTGGAAAAGTATTTGCAAGTTTAACAGCAAGCACTTTAATTCAAAAATTCTCTTGTGATACTCTTCTTTTCTCAGGTGTTGCAGGTGCAATAAATCCAAAACTTAATATTGGTGATATGATAGTTGCTACAAAACTTTGCCAACACGATTTGGATATAACAGCTTTTGGACATCCTAATGGTTTTGTTCCAGGTGGAAAAGTTTTTGTTGATAGTTCAAAAGAGCTTTTAGATATTGCAAAAAAAGTTGCACTTAATCAAAATCTAAAAGTTATTGAAGGAATCATTGCAACAGGTGATCAATTTGTTCATTCAAATGAGAGAAAAGAGTTTATTGAAACTACTTTTAAAGCTGATGCTTTAGAGATGGAAGGTGCAAGTGTTGCAGTTGTTTGTGATTCATTAAATGTTCCTTTTTTTATTTTAAGAGCAATTAGTGATAGTGCTAATGGTGAAGCAAATTTTGATTTTGATGAGTTTTTAAATAGCAGTGCAAAAATATCAAGTAACTATTTAGTAAAAATTGTTGATGAATTAATTACAAAGTAG